TGCAAAAATATTTGTTTTCCTCAGCAATCCATTTTACACCATCAGGATATTTTTTGATGTCATCCATTTTTTTGTCTTCATTAAACTCTACTCTGTCCATACCATTTAAGACAACTGGCCCAAAATGCGCAGCGTAGCCATCTCCGCCATCCCGGCTAAAACCGCTGCCGATAGTTATGTAGTATGGGCTTATGCCGGAGGTTTCGTCCTTAAGTTCCACCTTGTAGCTGTTTGCATAAAAGGTATAAGTCCTTCTAATTTTTTTACCGTTTGACTCATAATCCAAAATCACCTGTCCTGTGTCAGTTCCGTTTAAGGTGATATTCTTTGAGTCTGTGGCAAATGCCGCCTGAGAGAGTTCAAAATCAGTTGTAGCTCCAATTACAAAGGCGCCGTACTTAGCGGTTTTATCAATCAGTTCAATATCTTTTTTGTCATTGTTTTTATAATCCTTAAGCTTAAACGATTCAATCGTACCACCAACAGAGTTCACAATTGCAGTGTAGTGCAGAGTATCAACGGTTATCTGTTTAATGGGAACATGTGCGTTTGGCGTTTCGTTGGCTAATGCTGGAGTGTTAACAGCAGTGTTGTTTTTAGCTTCTGTAGTAGGAGCAGTAGCTTCTTTAGGTGTATTATCGGCAGCAGTCGTCTTAGTTTCCACTTTAACCTGAGCCGCTGTTTGAGCTGCCTGTTGAGCCGCCAGCCTTTGTTTTTCCGTAAGCGGTTTTATGTAGAAAAATTGGTATAATAACAGTACTGCAACTGAGAGCACTATAGCCGTAAGAGCTTTCTTTTCCATAATATATTTTAAATCCTCTCCTTAATAACGCAAGGGGTTGCTAACCCCAATAACGCAAGGGGTTGCTAACCCCCAGATTCATTGTTTTTATTTAACCGGATCATAGCCGCCGCGGCTTATCGGATGACACCTTAAAACCCTCTTTAAAGACATTAACAACCCTGTAAAAGGGCCGTGTTTTTCTATCGCCTCTGCACAGTAATCGGAACAGCTCGGATAGAATCTGCATGATGACGGTAACAGTGGCGAAAACATTGCCTTATAGAACTGAATAAGCGTAATGAGAATCGTCTTCATTTTAGTTTATCAAACAAAGACTGAAGTTCTATGCTCACACTATTGAAACCAACAGTTGAAATCACAGGTTTTGCGGCAACAACAACGTCAAAAGGCAGCGCACTGGCTCTTTCCAATAAAATCAACCTGACCGCTTCCCTGAAATACCTTTTAATGCGGTTTCTTACCACAGCGTTTCCGACTTTTTTACTAACAACAAGCCCAAGCCGCAAGTGCGTGTTAGATGTTGCCAAAAAATAAATGTTCAACATTTTCAAGGTGAATTTGCGGCCTTTTTTAAAGACATCCTGAAACTCAGAGCTTTTCCTTAAGCGCTCAGCTCTTTTCGTCCTTTTGCCCTTCTTCTTTTGATGACGTTACGGCCTGACGCTGTTGACATCCGCTTTCTGAACCCGTGTTTCCTTTTCCTCTTAATGTTGTGTGGATGAAATGTCGTATATGCTCCGCCCATTGCTATATCTTCCTCTGCTCTTTAGATTTACACAAAACCTATTATATTAGGTTCTTATTAGTATTGTCAACTGAGGGATAAAAATGTTTTTTTTATTTTTCGTTTTTTTGAAGTAAAGTGGTTTATTGTGAGAATGAGATGGGAAAGAAAAGAGCCGTTGCCTCAGAAAGAGCAACACTCAGACAAACCCCCGGGAAAATGACTTAAGCTGACCTTACAGAAAAAAACTATAATGGAGCTCCGGTTACCAAAATTACTTGACATTCCTGTTGGTATTTTTCGGTGTAATATTGTTTTTTAGGTCAAGAAGGATTTTAAAGCATCGACAATTCTGTCTGTATCTATGAGATTCATGCAATGTTTCAACTTATCTAAAGAACATGGTATCGAATAGTTAATGTGGCTGTATCCAGGCTGTATGCATTTGTCGAAGAACTCGCACCTTTCTTCTCCTTTGATATGTACTTGACCGCAATATCCATAAATCAAGCTGTCAGTAGGTCCCCAAAGAACTATGGCCGGAACTCCGGCATAATGTGCAGTGTGCATTATAAAATTATCAGACGTGATTACGACATCACATTTATTTATAACGTTAATAAGACTGCGAGGAGTCGTTAGACCTATAATTGAGTATGTTCCTTTTATATACTGCTGCCCTAAACGTCCTGCTTGAATTATAAGAGTGTCATCGGATTTGATTTTTTCTACGAATTCATGCCACTTGTTGAAATCCATTTCTTTACGAGGAGAATCAGACCATGGGGCTATCAAAATATTCTTATTTCGAAAGGGGATTATTGTATTTAATTCAAAATCGGTAGAAATTATATCTGGGAAATAGAGACGCTCTTCTACAGGAGTTTCAAGATTGAAAATTCGAGCCAAAATCTGGAAGGCTCGACGATTCCCTTGTCCAAGAACCTCCTTACTCCAGTAGTCTGTTCCAATAATAAAAGCATCTTTGGGTGGAAATCCTACGTAAGAAATCGCAGGATGTCCTTTTAAAATACTCAAATATTTTGTCCGCCTAACCAAATTAAACTTTCGGGAAGGCTCTCTTTCGATGTCAAGTTTCAGGACTCCTGAAATCATAAGAGCATCGCCCAACCCGCCAATTGGGTTAATCCAGATATTTTCAGCCATATCTACCATGAGATTAAAACGTGAGCCCAGTTATAGGTTCAAAAAATTTTTCTATAAATCTCTTTTTTGATAAACACCATCGGGTTTTATGCACAAAATCTCCGTGTTCGTCATATGAGTCTAAAGGACATCCACCGTGGCATATGCTCCAAAAGCGGCAATCCTTACAGTCCTTTTCCAACAGGATTTCATTGCGGCTGATCAACTGTCCACGTTGAGAATCGTAAAGTATTTCATGAAGAGACCGGTCGAGTATGTTTCCATAAGAGAGTAAACCCCAGTCAGAGGACCTTCCACATTGGGATGTCTCACCGCGGGGATCAATATTTACATGGTTATAGGCACAATCCCCTGAATCGACACAGGATAGACTGAGAGCATCTCTTTTTGCATTTATCGAAAACGATTTAAATGGTTCGATTTCGTAATATATTTCTTTATATTTCCACCATACGGGAAATATTTCACCTAAAAAATCGGCATATTCATTGGGGGTTATGGCTATGTCTTTAATCTCACTGTCATAGATGAGCACTTGATTTAAATTAATCCCCCCATTAATGAATAAGTTAGTCAAATAGTAGAATATATCTAAAGGTCTTTCAAGTGATCTTTTTGTAACTACATAGATAATTCCTACGTTAAAAGCAGATTCACGTGATAACTTTAGCCCACTGAGAAACATCTTGTTATAAATCTCAGAATCGATATTTTTACCAGGCCCTCTTACGTTTTGAATAGGGTCGTAACTTGACCCTAAATGACCTATACCCATTTTCTTAAATATTTCCAAAAAATCCTTCGATAAAAGGGTGAGATTCGTTTGAATGTTGTGATTTATACGGGATAAAGTAGCAGTACAATGCTTTTCCTGTATATCTAAAGCCGTTTTAAAAAAATCCACACCCAAAAGCAGTGGTTCGCCTCCATGCCACAAAACCGTTATATTATCATCAGGATTCGACATTAAAAAGGTATTTATTCTCGAAAAACACACATCCAGGATTTCATAAGACATTATCGGGGTGGTTGAAGGCTTTCTACGGACTACGTCGCAGTATATACAATTAGAGTTACATTTTTCCGTTGCTTTTAGAATTATAGTTGCCATAGTTGGTTTGAATCACTTGTTCTTTTTTTATAGTAGTATTCTGCGGCTTCCAAAACATCCACAAATAACTTTTGACAACCGTATTTCTGGTTTGATGAGTCGGGAAATTTACCTAAACATATCCGCCAGCCTTGGCAATAAGCGCATCCCTCTGGCTTAAGAAAAAAATCTTCACGAGACAGTAGCCTTTCGTGAAACAGCGATAATATTCCGAAACTGCTTATATGAAAATATCTTTCGGGGTCGTTAAAATAAACCGCACCATAATCGATATATTTTCCTCGTTCATAATTTAACAATAAATAACCGAAAGGTTCGATTTGTCCACGTGAAACCATGCCGTAAACTGCGTAATGCATCAGATCGTTAACCGATTCCCAATCGGGATTTTTACGGTCGAAGACAATTCCACAAGCTATACCTAAAGATGATAATATCCTTAACCCTGAAAATGTTTCGCTATCGCTCTCAGGCAAAAAAACTCTAATATTTAGTTTTCTAAACATTTTTATTTTCTTAATAAAATCAGAAATCTCACCAATCCCCGGCGTATATAATGCTATCGGTATATCTGCATATTCTTCATAAATCGTCAATGAATCGAGTTTTTTCGGGTAATTAATCATTATACAATGTAATCTGTTATTTTCATTTACAGCATTGGCAACGGCTATTATTTCGGAAAAAGCATCATATCGTATTACCAGTGTTTCGTTTCTGAAGCGGTCTATCAGAGCCTTATCGAAGGGGCAGCATTTAATCATTTATATTTTCCCTGTCTCATCTGAAATTACGTACATTTCATCCAAACGTATAGGGGGCTCATCCCTAAATGACGATAAGATATGAGCTTTGCATCCTCCATGGCAAAGGCCGTTTTCACGATAAACACAATCGTCACAGCGCTCGAAAATGCCGCATGCTTCTGTCTGGATTTTTGAAAACAGATCGTTATAATATTCTATTACTTCACTAAAAGAATTAAATTCAAAGAGAGATTTCTTATGAAAAGACGACAAAGGAAAACACGGCCATACCTCCATGTCGGGTCCAATATCGATAGCCGGTACGCAGTAAAACCTGAAATCTCCCGTTGTTAACCTGTACATCTGGCCCAGTTGATTGTCGTTAAGTGCACACATTGGGAAACCACAATCGAAAGCTGGTTTTATCCTTAATTCCTTAAAAATATCAAAACAAGACGATAACCGCTTTATTATATTATCAAAGCTGCCAATATCAACGTAGATATTATCCTTTCCAACAATCCTGTGGGCTAACCCTAAACGAAGTACACGAATCATGCCATACATATTTATTGCCTGGAACAGGAAATTCATATCAAAATCATTTCTGTAGATATTAAATCCGGCAATCGTACGGTTTCCGAAATGTTCCAGGAATCGCTTTACACTGACTGTTTCGGCTACAGGAGATAGTGCTGGGTCGTTAAGATTGCAGACAAATGTCAATCTGCCCATTGGAACGTCTTCAAGTGTTTTTATCGATTTACTTAGCTTATCTTTAGTCATGATACCGCTTGTAAAAACGCTGACGTCAAACCCACGTTCTATGAGATAAACTACAAAATCGTTAAAGGAAGGGTGCAGTGTAGGCTCCCCCCCAAGCAAAGACAGATGGCGGTGCCCTGAACACTCAAGCAAATCGGCAATATAGATTAAGTTCTCCCACGACAGCATCTTGTCTGAGGTACTGTTTTCCATATGTTTTAAAGCAAAACAATACGGACACTTGCGAACGCATTGCTGCGTTAAAAGAACGTTTGCCATGGTTATCCGATCTCCTACCCTGCCGTTTCAAAAAATTTTGCATAGATAAACGAATGTTCATCTATTTACTATGAGCAGCTTCTGTACAAAAAGTAACGACCGCTGCTGCTGTAGCAGCTGCTGCTGTTGTAGGAACCGCTGCTGCTGTAGCCACTGCCGCTGTTGTAGGAACCGCTGTTGTAGGAACCGCTGCTGCTGTAGCGACTGCTGCTGTAGTGACTGCTGGAATATGCACTGTTATATGCTGTAAGATTACTATCCTCAAACTGGTGCGCCTCGCCATTCCTATCTGCAACCGAACCTTTCGCTAATTTGGGTAAGCACAGAACACTCGATGCTCCTAAAACTCCTAATGCTATACGCTTCAGAGCCTCACGCCTGATCATTTGCTGATCTTCTTTTTTCTTTTTATCGTCCATAGTCAAAAGCCTCCATTATTATATGATTATTTCTCCTTCCATTAAGGAGAATAAGCACTACAGATAAATGTCAATTCAACATGCAGCTTTTAAGGCGACATTCTGTGCCGTATTTATGCTACACAGTATGGTAGATTTTACATAAAAATGAAAAGAATGTCAAGCAAAAAATTGTCAATTATGGACAAAAATTTTTTTATTTTTGTTTTTTAATCCATTACACTAAATATGCAATCCTTGCATAGGTTTATCATAACAGATGACACGATGCAAGCCGTCCATTGTGAGTCAGTAGCTGTGGAATCTCCCTTTTACAGATGTCTGAACACTTAGGGCACCTCGGATGAAACGGACATCCTGATGGTATGTCTATCGGGCTTGGCACATCCAGTGAGGTGACATCAAAAGTCTTTCTTTGCGGTTTTGAGGTTTTTCGTATCTTTGGCGCTGATTCGATAAGCATCACCGTGTATGGATGCATGGGTGCGCTAAAGAGATCCTCTGATTTAGCCAGTTCCACAATTTTCCCCAGATACATCACACCGATTGTATCGCTAAAGTATCTGACCACGTTTAAGTCATGGCTGATAAATAAAAAAGAAAGTCCATAAGCAGCCTTTAAATCTTTCAGCAGGTTAAGCACCTGTGCCTGTATAGAGACATCAAGAGAGGACAGTGGTTCATCGGCAACAATCAGCTCAGGTGACAGCGCAAGCGCACGCGCTATACAAATCCGCTGACGCTGCCCTCCGCTAAACTCGTGCGGATAGCGATTCATAACGTCTGGCTCAAGACCGACATTATTCAGCAGCTTTCCCACTCGCTCACGAAACTCAGACCGCGGACAGAGTTTGTGAATCAGGAGCGGCTCGGATAGTGTCGTAAATATCTTCATCCTTGGATTTAACGATGCAAACGGATCCTGAAAAATTATTTGCACAGCCCGTCTGTATGCTTTAAGGTTGCCAACTTTGAGGCTAAACACACTTTTTCCTTTAAATAATACATCCCCTCCGTTAGCCTCAATCAACCTCAAGACCAACCGCGCCACAGTTGACTTACCACATCCGCTCTCTCCAACAAGGGCAAACACCGTGTTTTTCTCTATCGCAAAATCCACGCCGTCAACAGCTTTGACATATCCGGTTTTTTTCAAAAATCCAGATCCAACGGCATATTGTTTTTTAAGCTCCGTTACTTTTAGCAAAGTTTCTGTCATAAATTACCTATAAAGACAACCTTTCATTTCTTATACACCTAAGCAGCCGTCCATCCCCAACATCCCTAAGCTCCGGCTCCTCTGCTCTGCACTTTGGCAGCACAAAGCGGCACCTGTCGGAAAACTTACAGCCGGCAGGCAGTCTGTCGGCTCGCGGCACTGTGCCCGGTATTGACTCAAGTGCATCGCCTTTCCCACCGGGGATTGAATTAAGCAGGCCTATCGTGTATGGATGCAACGGTTTTGCAAATAATTCATCCGTCTTTGCCAACTCCACTATCCTGCCAGCGTACATGATTGCCACACGGTCGGTGTGCTCTGAGACAATTGCCAGGTCGTGGGTTATAAACATGACCGACATGTTTTTTTCCTCTTTGATTGAATGGATGAGGTTAAGTATCTGAGCGGCAATTGTTACATCAAGCGCTGTTGTGGGCTCATCTGCAATCAGAAGTTCCGGTTTGCAAGCTATCGCCATGGCTATCATAACCCGTTGCCTCATGCCGCCTGACATCTGATGCGGGTAGTCTTTTGCCCTTTGCTCTGCAGAAGGTATTTTTACTTCTTTCAGCAGCTCAACTGCCCGCTTGTTTGCCTCACGGACAGACATCCCCTTGTGTGTGGTCAGCACCTCAGCAATTTGGTAGCCAATGGTAAGAACAGGATTTAAGGAGGTCATGGGTTCCTGAAAAACCATTGAAATTGCGTTTCCTCTCAGTGCTCTGCGTCTTTCTGCGCTAAGGGAGCCCAGTGCCTCATCTTTAAAGATTATTTTCCCGTCACTTTTTGCACTGTCAGGCAGAATTCCCATTATTGAAAGCGCTGTCATACTTTTTCCCGAGCCGCTTTCTCCAACTACTCCAAAAATCTCACTTTCGTTTATATCAAAACTCAGACTATCCACGACCCGTACATTTTTCCCAGCCATCTGAAAACTCACACTGAGTTGCTTTACACTAAGCAGTGACATAAATCCTTTCAGGATTACCCCTCATTGATGGCATCCTTTATGTGTTGTATTTGATTGTTCTGACCGTCTATCATAACACTTATAACATCAAAGCGTACCATAGGCTCGGTTTTAAACGTTTTCATATACATAAGAGCTGTGCCCTTAATTTTCCGCCTCTTTGCTGCGTTCACCGCTTCAAACGGCATTCCAAAAGAGTCGCTCTGTCTTGTTTTTACCTCTACAAAGACAATGCAATCTCCCTCCCTGGCTATTATATCAATTTCCCCGACTTTATTCCTGTAGTTTCTCTCTAAAATCTTATAACCCGATTTTTTTAGAAACTTTTCGGCCAGCACTTCACCCAACTTACCAGTTTCTACATTAGTCACCGCGCAACTGCCCCCTCTTATGCCCGATAATATACGAATTATAAAGATTTACAAAAAATACTGCAACAAGTTTTTTAAATACTGTACAATAATGCTAATGGATACGTATTAACTAAAGCGGCAGGTATAAACAATGGACGATCAAAGACCATCACCAGAGGCGCTTTTAGCTCAGGTTAAAATGGAGGAGGCACGCAAGACTCAGGGAAGTCTGAAGGTTTTCTTTGGAGCGGCTCCGGGTGTTGGGAAAACTTATGCCATGCTTGAAGCAGCCCGTCAGAAGCAATCTGAGGGGGTTGAGGTTGTTGTGGCTGTGGTGGAAACCCATAAGCGTAAGGAAACCGAAAAGCTGCTTGAAGGCCTTGAGGTATTACAGAAAACGAGGATAGAGTACCGCGGCGCTGTTTTGTATGAATTAGATATTGATGAGGCCCTAAGACGTAAACCCTCGCTTATTTTGGTTGACGAGCTCGCACACACAAATGCACCAGAAAGCCGCCACAAAAAGCGGTGGCAGGATGTGTTTGAGCTGCTTGAGGCCGGTATTGATGTTTACACAACACTTAACGTTCAGCACCTTGAAAGCCTCGGTGACGTAGTTGCACAAATTACAGGAATAACAATAAGAGAAACCGTACCCGATTTTGTAATAGAACGAGCTGATGAGGTTGCTCTTGTTGACCTTCCTCCGGATGAGCTTTTGCAAAGGCTTAAGGAGGGTAAGGTTTATATGTCTGAGCTTGCAGATCAGGCAAGAGGGAATTTTTTCAGAAAAGGTAATCTGCTTGCCTTAAGAGAATTAGCCCTGCGCAGAACAGCCGAGCGCGTGGATGAACAGATACAGGATTACAGAGTGGTCAAAGGTGTAAAGGAAGTGTGGCCTGTATCGGAGCGGATTTTAGTAAGCATCAGCTCTAATCCCCGCTCGATACGTCTGATACGGGCTGCAAAGCGAATGGCGGCAGGCCTTAGAGCCGAGTGGATGGCAGTTAATGTGGAGGCACCGTCAAAAGTAAAGCCGACAAAGGCGGATCTTGCTAAACTTTCCACTCATATACGGTTGGCCGAAGAGCTTGGCGCTGAAACTATAACTCTGACAGGCCAGAGGGCAAGCGATGAAATCCTCCGCTATGCCGCAAGTAGAAACGTTACTAAAATCATAATCGGAAAGCCTGCACACCCGCGATGGAAAGACGTCCTGTTTGGCTCTATGCTGGATGAAATTGTGCGCGGAAGCGGCAATATTGATATATATGTTATTAGCGGTGACAGAGGGCAACCAATCCCTGAGCCTGTTACAAAAATAAAAAAACAGAACACGATGATAACAAAAGATATTCCTATGACTGTTGCCACAGTTGCGGTGTGCACTGTTGTTGCCCACTTTATGGATCCTTATGTTGCCCGTGCAGACCTTGCCATGGTGTATTTAATTGGCGTGGTGTTTATGGCTACGCGTTCAGAAAAGCTGTCTTCATTTCTTACTGCCCTTTTGGGAGTATTAGCGTTTGATTTTTTCTTTGTGCCGCCGCGCTACACGTTTGAAGTTAGTTCTACCAGTTATTTAATCACGTTTTTCGTAATGCTTGTCTTAGCGTTTGTTATAAGCAAGCTCACATTAAGGGTAAAGGATCAGGTTGACTCAGCACGTGAGCGTCAGCAAACAACGGCATCGCTTTATAATCTGAGCCGTAAGCTTGTTAACAAACAGAGCATGGAACAAGTCTGTGCACTTGTCATTAGTCATATAGCCGAGATTTTATCTTGTCGGGCAGTTGTGCTTTTGCCGGATGAGCACGGAGTTTTAGAGTCTAAGATAACCACACAGGATACCTTTGAACTTGATCAAAAAGAATACAGCGTGGCAAAGTGGTGTTATGACCACAAGCAACGGGCTGGTTTTGCTACTGATACTCTCTCCGGAGCCAAAGCCATGTACCTTCCGCTTGTTGCCTCAGCTAAAACCATAGGTGTTATCGGAGTGATAATGTCTCCAACACAAGAGTTTTTGGAGCAGAGGCAAATGCACATACTTGAGAGTTTTGCAAACCAGAGTGCTATGGCAATTGAACGTGTGTTACTTGCTGATGAAGCTCAACAGGCGCTCTTAAAAGCCGAAACTGAAACTCTGCGCAATACCCTTCTTAGCTCAATTTCCCATGACCTGCGCACACCGCTTGCGGCCATTACCGGTGCGGCATCCACCATTTTGCAAAAAGATATAACTCTCGATTACAATGAAAATCAGGAGCTGCTCCTAACCATATACGAGGAGGCTGAACATCTCAACCAAATCATCAGAAACGTTCTTAATATGACACGCATAGAGGCTGGGGCCATAACAGTGAAAAAACAATGGCAGCCAATTGAGGAAATCATAGGGGCTGCACTTAACCGTATGGCAGAAAAACTTGGCAACAGACCCGTGGAAATAACTCTGCCGGAGGATTTACCTATGGTTTTTTTCGATCCCCTTTTGATTGAACAGGTGCTTATGAATCTGTTAGATAATGCCATTAAATATACTCCATCGGAGACGCCGATAGAGCTCTCTGCAATGATAAAAGACGATAGCGTTGTTGTACAAGTTAGGGACAGGGGGCCTGGATTAATTGCCGGTGAAGAGCAACGGATATTCGATAAGTTTGTGCGGAGCACCTCCAAAGGCGGTGGTATTGGGCTTGGGTTAACGATTTGCCGTGCCATAATAAATGCACATGGAGGTAAAATCAGCGCACAAAACAGGCCAGGCGGAGGCGCTGAGTTTAGCTTTACACTGCCTGTTATAAACCAACCCGATATGACGCAAGCACCTGAGTAAGCTGATATGGAAAACGCTCTGATACTTTTGATAGAAGATGAAACTCAAATGCTTCGATTTTTGAGAATTACGCTTAAAGGACATGGTTACAAGCTTGTTGAGGCTGTTACCGGCAAAGAGGGATTAATGCAGGCGGCAATGCGCAATCCTGACGTCATACTGCTTGACCTTGGACTTCCCGATATGGACGGCCTTGGGGTAATACAGCAGCTTCGCGGCTGGAGTGACGTTTCTATCATAGTCATTTCGGCAAGAGAACAAGAGGAGGATAAAATCAGGGCTTTAGATACAGGAGCAGACGATTATCTCACAAAACCATTTAGTGCCGGTGAACTGCTTGCCCGCATACGAGTGGCTCTTCGGCACAAGCTGTTTGTTTCACAGGGACAGAAAGAGCACACATTTACCGTTTATGACCTTAAGGTTGATCTTTCTACCAGACAAGTCTTTATAAATGATGTCGAAATTCATCTAACCCCCATTGAGTACAGCCTTTTAGCGGTTTTAATTAAAAACGCTGGTAAGGTGGTAACTCATTCCCAACTTCTCAAAGAGGTTTGGGGGATAAATTACGCAAACCAAACGCAATACCTGAGAGTTTACATGGCTCAACTTCGCAGAAAACTCGAATCTGACCCCGCCCGTCCAAAGTTTTTAATTAATGAACCTGCTATCGGCTACAGACTCAAGTTAAATGACTAATTATCTGAAATTGTCTCTCCTTAAGTTTTTATAAAATCTTTATACCTCCGCCATGTTTATTAACATCTATTTTACGTAACAAACTGTTACGCTAAAAATAGATAGCGGATCGGTTCATATACTATAAATGGTTGATATAAAATATTCACAAAGGAGGATTTAAGTGGGTTTAAAAAAAATTTTACCAATAGTTTTTTTGACTCTTTTAGGTAC
This genomic interval from Nitrospirota bacterium contains the following:
- a CDS encoding radical SAM protein; this translates as MATIILKATEKCNSNCIYCDVVRRKPSTTPIMSYEILDVCFSRINTFLMSNPDDNITVLWHGGEPLLLGVDFFKTALDIQEKHCTATLSRINHNIQTNLTLLSKDFLEIFKKMGIGHLGSSYDPIQNVRGPGKNIDSEIYNKMFLSGLKLSRESAFNVGIIYVVTKRSLERPLDIFYYLTNLFINGGINLNQVLIYDSEIKDIAITPNEYADFLGEIFPVWWKYKEIYYEIEPFKSFSINAKRDALSLSCVDSGDCAYNHVNIDPRGETSQCGRSSDWGLLSYGNILDRSLHEILYDSQRGQLISRNEILLEKDCKDCRFWSICHGGCPLDSYDEHGDFVHKTRWCLSKKRFIEKFFEPITGLTF
- a CDS encoding YraN family protein, translating into MTNVETGKLGEVLAEKFLKKSGYKILERNYRNKVGEIDIIAREGDCIVFVEVKTRQSDSFGMPFEAVNAAKRRKIKGTALMYMKTFKTEPMVRFDVISVMIDGQNNQIQHIKDAINEG
- a CDS encoding ATP-binding cassette domain-containing protein yields the protein MTETLLKVTELKKQYAVGSGFLKKTGYVKAVDGVDFAIEKNTVFALVGESGCGKSTVARLVLRLIEANGGDVLFKGKSVFSLKVGNLKAYRRAVQIIFQDPFASLNPRMKIFTTLSEPLLIHKLCPRSEFRERVGKLLNNVGLEPDVMNRYPHEFSGGQRQRICIARALALSPELIVADEPLSSLDVSIQAQVLNLLKDLKAAYGLSFLFISHDLNVVRYFSDTIGVMYLGKIVELAKSEDLFSAPMHPYTVMLIESAPKIRKTSKPQRKTFDVTSLDVPSPIDIPSGCPFHPRCPKCSDICKREIPQLLTHNGRLASCHLL
- a CDS encoding response regulator produces the protein MENALILLIEDETQMLRFLRITLKGHGYKLVEAVTGKEGLMQAAMRNPDVILLDLGLPDMDGLGVIQQLRGWSDVSIIVISAREQEEDKIRALDTGADDYLTKPFSAGELLARIRVALRHKLFVSQGQKEHTFTVYDLKVDLSTRQVFINDVEIHLTPIEYSLLAVLIKNAGKVVTHSQLLKEVWGINYANQTQYLRVYMAQLRRKLESDPARPKFLINEPAIGYRLKLND
- a CDS encoding radical SAM protein, which codes for MANVLLTQQCVRKCPYCFALKHMENSTSDKMLSWENLIYIADLLECSGHRHLSLLGGEPTLHPSFNDFVVYLIERGFDVSVFTSGIMTKDKLSKSIKTLEDVPMGRLTFVCNLNDPALSPVAETVSVKRFLEHFGNRTIAGFNIYRNDFDMNFLFQAINMYGMIRVLRLGLAHRIVGKDNIYVDIGSFDNIIKRLSSCFDIFKELRIKPAFDCGFPMCALNDNQLGQMYRLTTGDFRFYCVPAIDIGPDMEVWPCFPLSSFHKKSLFEFNSFSEVIEYYNDLFSKIQTEACGIFERCDDCVYRENGLCHGGCKAHILSSFRDEPPIRLDEMYVISDETGKI
- the rpmH gene encoding 50S ribosomal protein L34, which encodes MGGAYTTFHPHNIKRKRKHGFRKRMSTASGRNVIKRRRAKGRKELSA
- the yidD gene encoding membrane protein insertion efficiency factor YidD produces the protein MKTILITLIQFYKAMFSPLLPSSCRFYPSCSDYCAEAIEKHGPFTGLLMSLKRVLRCHPISRGGYDPVK
- a CDS encoding ABC transporter ATP-binding protein, whose protein sequence is MSLLSVKQLSVSFQMAGKNVRVVDSLSFDINESEIFGVVGESGSGKSMTALSIMGILPDSAKSDGKIIFKDEALGSLSAERRRALRGNAISMVFQEPMTSLNPVLTIGYQIAEVLTTHKGMSVREANKRAVELLKEVKIPSAEQRAKDYPHQMSGGMRQRVMIAMAIACKPELLIADEPTTALDVTIAAQILNLIHSIKEEKNMSVMFITHDLAIVSEHTDRVAIMYAGRIVELAKTDELFAKPLHPYTIGLLNSIPGGKGDALESIPGTVPRADRLPAGCKFSDRCRFVLPKCRAEEPELRDVGDGRLLRCIRNERLSL
- a CDS encoding sensor histidine kinase KdpD yields the protein MDDQRPSPEALLAQVKMEEARKTQGSLKVFFGAAPGVGKTYAMLEAARQKQSEGVEVVVAVVETHKRKETEKLLEGLEVLQKTRIEYRGAVLYELDIDEALRRKPSLILVDELAHTNAPESRHKKRWQDVFELLEAGIDVYTTLNVQHLESLGDVVAQITGITIRETVPDFVIERADEVALVDLPPDELLQRLKEGKVYMSELADQARGNFFRKGNLLALRELALRRTAERVDEQIQDYRVVKGVKEVWPVSERILVSISSNPRSIRLIRAAKRMAAGLRAEWMAVNVEAPSKVKPTKADLAKLSTHIRLAEELGAETITLTGQRASDEILRYAASRNVTKIIIGKPAHPRWKDVLFGSMLDEIVRGSGNIDIYVISGDRGQPIPEPVTKIKKQNTMITKDIPMTVATVAVCTVVAHFMDPYVARADLAMVYLIGVVFMATRSEKLSSFLTALLGVLAFDFFFVPPRYTFEVSSTSYLITFFVMLVLAFVISKLTLRVKDQVDSARERQQTTASLYNLSRKLVNKQSMEQVCALVISHIAEILSCRAVVLLPDEHGVLESKITTQDTFELDQKEYSVAKWCYDHKQRAGFATDTLSGAKAMYLPLVASAKTIGVIGVIMSPTQEFLEQRQMHILESFANQSAMAIERVLLADEAQQALLKAETETLRNTLLSSISHDLRTPLAAITGAASTILQKDITLDYNENQELLLTIYEEAEHLNQIIRNVLNMTRIEAGAITVKKQWQPIEEIIGAALNRMAEKLGNRPVEITLPEDLPMVFFDPLLIEQVLMNLLDNAIKYTPSETPIELSAMIKDDSVVVQVRDRGPGLIAGEEQRIFDKFVRSTSKGGGIGLGLTICRAIINAHGGKISAQNRPGGGAEFSFTLPVINQPDMTQAPE